The following are encoded together in the Coffea arabica cultivar ET-39 chromosome 1c, Coffea Arabica ET-39 HiFi, whole genome shotgun sequence genome:
- the LOC113733198 gene encoding protein LIFEGUARD 2 translates to MWTQQYRKDDLESGARPLYPMMLESPELRWAFIRKIYSIITAQLVLTVAVAAVVVTYHPIARFFTTTGAGLALYIVLIITPFIVLCPLYYYHQKHPVNYLLLGVFTLTLAFAVGLTCAYTEGKVILESVILTGAVVISLTLYTFWAAKRGHDFNFLGPFLFGAVVVLMLFAIIQILFPLGRISTMIYGCLASIIFCGYIIYDTDNLIKRYTYDEYIWAAVALYLDIINLFLSILTIFRAADS, encoded by the exons ATGTGGACCCAACAGTACCGGAAAGATGACTTGGAGAGCGGCGCAAGGCCGTTGTACCCTATGATGCTGGAGAGCCCTGAGCTCCGTTGGGCTTTTATTCGGAAAATATACTCTATCATCACTGCTCAGTTGGTTTTGACCGTTGCCGTGGCTGCCGTCGTCGTCACCTATCATCCCATCGCCCGATTCTTCACAACCACCGGGGCTGGACTGGCTCTCTACATTGTTCTCATCATCACCCCTTTCATTG TTTTATGTCCCTTGTATTACTACCATCAGAAGCATCCGGTGAATTACTTACTTCTAGGAGTGTTTACTCTGACCCTAGCCTTCGCCGTGGGATTGACTTGTGCTTATACTGAAG GGAAAGTGATACTGGAGTCGGTTATTTTGACTGGTGCGGTGGTTATTAGCCTCACTCTTTACACATTCTGGGCTGCAAAGAGAGGCCATGATTTCAATTTCCTTGGGCCCTTCTTATTTGGTGCTGTTGTTGTGCTTATGCTGTTTGCAATTATTCAG ATTCTGTTTCCTCTTGGCAGGATCTCAACGATGATTTATGGATGTCTCGCATCAATAATATTCTGCGGGTACATTATCTATGACACTGACAATCTGATCAAGCGCTACACCTATGACGAGTATATTTGGGCAGCTGTTGCATTGTACTTGGATATCATTAATCTCTTCCTATCTATACTGACTATTTTCAGAGCTGCTGATAGTTGA
- the LOC113733206 gene encoding VAN3-binding protein-like, with the protein MDYMWAEQNSGAGGGLQLPESPRQPMEFLSRSWSASAMKVCKAVAARQTPSLLPKGAGFAAANSTACNAAPAAAENMNPIQEEAEDSAKLSGNTFSFASSATSQLVLERIMAQTEVSPLTSGRLSHSSGPLNVCLTDETDSPPISPSEEFEDVIKYLRVNNSLQPLFTGGTRNGYSGGGGGASTPGGKTVGRWLKERREKKKEESRTQNAQLHAAVSVAGVAAAVAAIAAATAAASSTTGKDEQVAKTDMAVASAATLVAAQCVEAAEAMGADREHLISAISSAVNVRSHGDISTLTAAAATALRGVATLKARVLKEVWNIATVIPVERGIGIGGSVRNNNNNDFVNFGGYGEGFVPEENFLGVCNQELLARGRELLKRTRQGDLHWKIVSVYIHRTGQVMLKMKSKHVASTITKKKKNVVLDVCKDMPAWPGRHLFEDGEQRRYFGLKTEVRGIVEFECRNQKEYDIWTQGVSRLLSIVAETKKRFHK; encoded by the exons ATGGATTACATGTGGGCAGAACAGAATTCAGGTGCAGGAGGAGGACTTCAGCTGCCGGAAAGTCCAAGACAGCCGATGGAGTTCCTGTCGAGGTCATGGAGCGCCTCAGCCATGAAGGTGTGCAAGGCTGTAGCAGCTCGTCAAACCCCATCATTGCTTCCCAAAGGCGCTGGCTTTGCTGCTGCTAACTCCACCGCCTGCAATGCCGCCCCTGCTGCTGCTGAAAACATGAACCCCATCCAGGAGGAGGCGGAGGATTCTGCTAAGCTTTCTGGCAACACTTTCTCCTTTGCTTCATCTGCGACTTCTCAACTGGTCCTCGAACGCATTATGGCTCAAACC GAAGTATCGCCTCTAACTTCAGGAAGGCTATCGCACAGTAGCGGACCTCTGAACGTTTGCCTGACTGATGAAACTGACAGCCCTCCCATTTCACCTTCTGAGGAATTCGAAGACGTCATTAAG TATCTACGCGTAAACAACAGTCTGCAACCGTTGTTTACGGGCGGCACCCGGAATGGTTatagtggtggtggtggtggtgctaGCACACCTGGTGGCAAGACAGTTGGGAGGTGGTTGAAGGagaggagagagaagaagaaagaagaaagcagAACCCAGAATGCTCAGCTTCATGCTGCTGTATCAGTTGCTGGAGTGGCTGCAGCTGTAGCCGCCATTGCAGCCGCCACCGCAGCAGCATCTTCCACCACGGGAAAGGACGAACAGGTCGCCAAAACGGATATGGCTGTTGCTTCAGCGGCAACATTGGTAGCTGCTCAGTGCGTGGAAGCCGCAGAAGCTATGGGAGCTGACCGCGAACACTTGATCTCAGCAATTAGCTCTGCCGTTAATGTTCGCTCCCATGGAGATATCTCAACTCTTACTGCTGCTGCCGCCACAG CTCTGCGAGGGGTGGCTACGTTGAaggcaagagttctaaaggaaGTATGGAATATTGCAACGGTGATTCCTGTGGAGAGAGGGATTGGTATAGGCGGTAGCGTCCGGAACAACAACAATAACGATTTTGTTAATTTCGGTGGCTATGGTGAAGGATTTGTTCCAGAAGAGAACTTTTTGGGCGTTTGTAACCAAGAATTGCTTGCTCGGGGAAGAGAGCTTCTCAAGCGAACCCGGCAGG GGGATCTGCACTGGAAGATTGTCTCGGTTTACATTCATAGAACGGGGCAGGTGATGCTGAAAATGAAGAGCAAACACGTAGCCAGCACCATaaccaagaagaaaaaaa ACGTAGTGTTAGATGTTTGTAAAGACATGCCGGCGTGGCCAGGGAGGCACCTGTTCGAGGATGGAGAACAAAGGAGGTACTTTGGCCTGAAGACGGAAGTGCGTGGAATCGTGGAGTTTGAATGCAGGAATCAGAAGGAGTATGACATTTGGACTCAAGGTGTTTCAAGGCTTCTATCTATTGTGGCCGAGACGAAAAAGAGATTTCACAAGTAG